The Tripterygium wilfordii isolate XIE 37 chromosome 4, ASM1340144v1, whole genome shotgun sequence genome has a window encoding:
- the LOC119995815 gene encoding bifunctional purine biosynthesis protein PurH, with amino-acid sequence MFGVSTAATASRTTAVFAANSLGSRLPLSQRHTTPLSCSVSQQVHTTSLRSCCNHPVKAMAEHQTPSVPNNELKASASSSGKKQALISLSNKNDLVLLGTGLQELGYTIASTGGTASTLENAGVCVTKVEELTCFPEMLDGRVKTLHPNVHGGILARRDQKHHMEALSKHGIGTFDVVVVNLYPFYDKVTSTGGLAFEEGIENIDIGGPAMIRAAAKNHKDVLVVVDAQDYPALLEFLKGNQDDQQFRRKLAWKAFQHVASYDSAVSEWLWKQTVGDKFPPRLTVPLELKSSLRYGENPHQNAAFYTDKSLSEVNAGGIATAIQHHGKEMSYNNYLDADAAWNCVSEFQNPTCVVVKHTNPCGVASRDDILEAYRLAVKADPVSAFGGIVAFNIEVDEALAKEIREFRSPTDGETRMFYEIVVAPSYTKKGLEILRGKSKTLRILEAKKNEKGKLSLRQVGGGWLAQDSDDLTPQDIKFNVVSQRTPEGSELSDAEFAWLCVKHVKSNAIVIAKNNCMLGMGSGQPNRLESLRIALEKAGEEVKGAALASDAFFPFAWKDAVEEACESGVGVIAEPGGSIRDGDAIDCCNKYEVSLLFTNVRHFRH; translated from the exons ATGTTCGGAGTGAGCACAGCCGCCACGGCCTCCCGCACAACTGCCGTTTTCGCTGCGAACTCTTTGGGCTCTCGACTGCCGTTGTCTCAGAGACATACCACTCCTCTCTCTTGCTCTGTCTCCCAACAG GTTCATACAACTTCTCTGCGCTCTTGTTGTAATCATCCAGTCAAAGCCATGGCCGAGCATCAAACTCCTTCAGTACCAAACAACGAGCTTAAAGCCTCTGCTTCTTCCTCGG GCAAGAAGCAAGCTCTAATATCTTTGTCGAACAAGAATGATTTGGTCCTTCTTGGTACTGGTCTCCAGGAATTGGG ATACACAATTGCATCAACCGGAGGAACAGCATCCACTTTGGAAAATGCAGGCGTCTGTGTGACTAAGGTGGAGGAGCTTACCTGTTTCCCCGAGATG CTTGATGGTCGTGTGAAGACTTTACACCCCAACGTACATGGTGGCATTCTCGCTAGAAGAGACCAAAAGCATCACATGGAAGCTCTCAGTAAACATGGCATTG GTACTTTTGATGTGGTAGTGGTGAACTTGTACCCCTTTTATGATAAAGTTACTTCAACTGGAGGACTTGCCTTTGAAGAAGGAATTGAGAACATTGATATTGGTGGCCCTGCCATGATCAGAGCTGCTGCTAAG AATCACAAGGATGTCCTGGTAGTTGTCGATGCACAAGACTATCCCGCGCTCTTAGAATTTCTCAAAGGAAATCAGGATGACCAACAGTTCCGTAGAAAGCTTGCTTGGAAGGCTTTTCAGCATGTTGCTTCTTATGATTCTGCAGTTTCAGAGTGGCTATGGAAGCAAACTGTGGGAG ATAAGTTTCCTCCCAGGTTAACGGTTCCTCTGGAATTGAAGAGTTCTCTTCGTTATGGTGAAAACCCCCACCAAAATGCTGCATTTTATACTGACAAGAGTCTTTCTGAGGTTAATGCTGGTGGTATTGCTACTGCAATTCAACACCATGGAAAG GAAATGTCGTATAATAACTACTTAGATGCTGATGCAGCATGGAATTGTGTTTCGGAGTTTCAGAATCCAACTTGTGTTGTTGTAAAGCATACAAATCCTTGTGGGGTAGCGTCACGTGATGATATCCTTGAAGCCTATAGGCTGGCTGTGAAAGCAGACCCAGTCAGTGCATTTGGTGGTATTGTAGCATTCAACATAGAAGTTGATGAG GCTCTTGCAAAGGAAATTCGTGAGTTCAGAAGCCCAACAGATGGAGAAACCCGAATGTTCTATGAGATTGTGGTTGCTCCCAGTTACACAAAGAAGGGACTTGAGATTCTTCGTGGAAAGTCAAAGACTCTGAGGATCCTTGAGGCAAAGAAGAACGAGAAAGGAAAGCTTTCATTGAGACAAGTTGGCGGTGGATGGTTGGCTCAGGATTCAGATGACCTTACCCCGCAAGATATAAAATTCAATGTGGTCTCTCAGAGAACTCCAGAAGGAAGTGAGCTAAGTGATGCAGAGTTTGCATGGCTTTGTGTGAAGCATGTCAAGAGTAATGCTATTGTCATAGCGAAG AATAACTGCATGTTGGGTATGGGAAGTGGTCAGCCAAACCGCCTGGAGAGTTTGAGAATAGCCTTGGAGAAAGCGGGAGAGGAGGTTAAAGGGGCTGCTTTGGCTAGCGATGCATTCTTCCCATTTG CTTGGAAAGATGCAGTTGAAGAGGCATGCGAGAGTGGAGTCGGTGTTATTGCAGAGCCTGGCGGGAGTATCAGAGATGGGGATGCCATTGATTGCTGCAACAAGTATGAAGTTTCTTTACTCTTCACCAATGTGAGGCACTTTAGGCATTGA